A stretch of Dethiosulfovibrio peptidovorans DNA encodes these proteins:
- a CDS encoding ribosome biogenesis GTP-binding protein YsxC, translating to MRWRASLVRTAFESGQFIGEQYPEIALAGRSNVGKSSLLNRLIDQKIAHISSKPGKTRSINFFEVNGAGDPFILVDLPGYGYAARSKKEQDQWRRLIERYMTTRRSLALVVHLVDFRHGLLKNDRELQEWVDGLGLPILTVFTKGDKVSRSKRKGELFRYIREGVRSVDVPPVTSAEDGMGLNELKRFIGEYLIEWRQYGENEGER from the coding sequence ATGCGATGGCGGGCCAGTCTGGTTCGGACGGCCTTTGAGTCCGGCCAATTTATCGGGGAACAGTATCCAGAGATCGCACTGGCTGGGCGGTCCAATGTCGGGAAATCCAGCCTTCTCAATCGTCTTATCGACCAGAAAATCGCTCATATCAGCTCAAAACCCGGAAAAACCAGGAGTATCAACTTTTTCGAGGTGAACGGAGCGGGAGATCCCTTCATCCTGGTCGACCTTCCGGGGTATGGCTATGCGGCTCGAAGCAAGAAAGAGCAGGATCAGTGGCGACGGCTCATAGAGAGATACATGACCACCAGGCGCTCCTTGGCATTGGTGGTTCATCTGGTTGATTTTCGCCACGGGCTTTTGAAGAACGACCGGGAGCTTCAGGAATGGGTCGACGGATTGGGGCTGCCCATCCTGACCGTTTTTACAAAGGGAGATAAGGTCTCCCGCAGTAAGCGTAAGGGTGAGCTCTTTCGGTATATCCGGGAGGGGGTACGTTCTGTGGACGTTCCGCCCGTCACCTCTGCTGAGGACGGAATGGGCTTGAATGAGCTGAAACGGTTTATCGGGGAGTATCTGATCGAATGGCGCCAATACGGAGAGAACGAGGGGGAACGATAA
- the lon gene encoding endopeptidase La: MAYVLPVRDMVMFPGSIAPLFIGRPRSLKAIELSILEDRKIFVATQIDLAVDDPGESDLYSMGTLCNILQMVRIPDGSTKVLIEGLARMRARTYVKERDVLSADLIPVESGRWRKDEKIEALKRSVLLAFEDYVTLHPKLPPEILLSVNSVRDLDKWSDLVASHLTVDVEKRQNLLECYRMETRMEMLIKILLEENELLKLEHDIHSRVQQELEHGQKQYYLREQLKVIRSELGQDDSDSEVDNYEQRIVEAKLPEDVENKTREELHRLGKMPSLSAEATVVRSYVDWILGMPWHTLTDDVLELSTVRSVLDSNHYGLEKIKKRLLEFIAVRKLAGDRARGGILCLVGPPGVGKTSLGRSIADAMGRTFVSMSLGGVRDEAEIRGHRRTYIGSMPGRIIQKIKQAGTKNPVLLMDEVDKLGNDFRGDPASALLEVLDPEQNDRFTDHYLEVPFDLSQVLFITTANVTHTIPRALLDRMEVIELSGYVMEEKLHIAKKHLLPKLLRENGLTRKDLSISDGVYRKIVSEYTREAGVRNLERKMSAICRKAAMAIVEAESDDTPRGKVIVSSKNIKDFLGAPKRYDLRLSKSPRRGIALGLAWTQAGGEVLVIEAISCEGKGQVTLTGNLGTIMQESAQTAMGYLKGHSSQLGLGSLNWGQFDVHLHVPEGAIPKDGPSAGITMAVVILSVLAGRRYRPNVAMTGEISLLGQVLPIGGVREKVLAAKRNKITSLIMPEGNRPDVEELEGWVREGLSFIFVSSAKEVFRHALEAD, from the coding sequence ATGGCTTATGTTCTCCCTGTTCGGGATATGGTCATGTTCCCAGGGTCCATTGCACCTTTGTTCATCGGTCGTCCCCGCTCCCTGAAGGCCATTGAGCTCTCCATTTTAGAGGATCGAAAAATCTTCGTGGCGACTCAGATCGACCTGGCCGTGGACGATCCTGGCGAGAGCGACCTGTATTCCATGGGAACTCTCTGCAACATCCTTCAGATGGTTCGGATTCCTGATGGCTCTACGAAGGTTCTCATTGAGGGGCTGGCTCGTATGAGAGCCCGAACCTATGTAAAAGAGCGAGACGTCCTGTCCGCTGACCTTATCCCGGTGGAGTCCGGCCGATGGCGAAAGGACGAGAAGATCGAGGCCCTTAAACGGAGTGTTCTGCTGGCCTTCGAGGACTACGTGACTCTTCACCCAAAGCTTCCTCCAGAGATTCTTCTGTCGGTCAATTCGGTACGAGACCTGGACAAGTGGTCGGATCTGGTCGCCTCCCATTTGACGGTGGATGTCGAGAAACGGCAGAATCTTTTAGAGTGTTATCGCATGGAGACCCGGATGGAGATGCTCATCAAGATCCTTTTGGAGGAAAACGAGCTTCTCAAATTGGAGCACGATATCCACAGTCGGGTTCAGCAGGAACTGGAACACGGGCAAAAACAATACTACCTCAGGGAACAGCTCAAGGTCATTCGGTCCGAACTTGGTCAGGATGACTCGGACTCCGAGGTCGATAACTATGAACAGCGAATTGTGGAGGCCAAATTGCCCGAGGATGTCGAGAACAAAACTCGGGAGGAGCTGCATCGTCTGGGTAAGATGCCGTCTCTCTCTGCTGAGGCTACGGTGGTCCGAAGCTATGTGGACTGGATTTTGGGCATGCCCTGGCATACGCTTACCGACGACGTGCTGGAGCTTTCAACAGTCCGATCGGTGTTGGACTCGAACCACTACGGTCTGGAAAAAATTAAAAAACGCCTTCTGGAGTTCATCGCTGTCCGAAAGCTGGCAGGGGACCGCGCACGGGGGGGGATCCTCTGTCTTGTGGGGCCTCCCGGGGTCGGTAAAACCTCTCTGGGGAGATCCATTGCCGACGCCATGGGGCGGACCTTTGTGAGTATGTCCCTCGGCGGTGTCCGGGACGAGGCCGAGATTCGGGGGCATCGTCGAACCTACATCGGGTCCATGCCCGGACGGATTATCCAGAAGATAAAACAGGCAGGCACTAAAAATCCGGTCCTTCTCATGGACGAAGTTGACAAGTTAGGCAACGATTTTCGAGGTGATCCGGCCTCGGCTCTGCTGGAGGTCCTGGATCCCGAACAGAACGATCGATTTACCGACCATTATCTGGAGGTCCCCTTCGACCTGAGCCAGGTTCTGTTTATCACCACGGCCAACGTGACTCATACCATCCCCCGAGCTCTTCTGGATCGGATGGAGGTCATCGAGCTATCGGGGTACGTTATGGAGGAGAAACTTCATATCGCCAAGAAACACCTCTTGCCCAAGCTCCTTCGAGAAAACGGTCTGACCCGTAAAGATCTCTCCATCTCCGACGGAGTCTATCGAAAGATCGTGTCGGAGTATACCAGAGAAGCCGGGGTTCGGAACCTGGAACGAAAGATGTCGGCCATCTGCCGCAAGGCAGCCATGGCGATCGTGGAGGCTGAGAGTGATGACACGCCTCGGGGAAAGGTGATTGTCTCGTCCAAAAACATCAAGGACTTCCTCGGGGCTCCCAAGAGATACGACCTTCGGCTTTCCAAGTCTCCCAGACGAGGAATCGCTCTTGGACTGGCCTGGACCCAGGCTGGGGGGGAAGTGCTCGTCATTGAGGCCATCTCCTGTGAAGGAAAGGGACAAGTCACCTTAACCGGAAACTTAGGGACCATCATGCAGGAATCGGCCCAGACGGCTATGGGGTATCTCAAGGGACACAGCTCTCAGCTGGGACTCGGTAGCTTGAACTGGGGGCAATTTGATGTCCATCTTCACGTGCCAGAGGGAGCCATCCCCAAGGACGGTCCCTCTGCGGGGATCACCATGGCTGTGGTTATATTGTCTGTCCTGGCTGGTCGTCGGTACAGGCCTAACGTGGCCATGACCGGTGAGATATCTCTTTTAGGTCAGGTTCTCCCAATCGGGGGAGTCCGAGAGAAGGTCCTGGCCGCCAAGAGGAACAAGATCACTTCCCTTATCATGCCTGAGGGAAATCGTCCCGATGTGGAGGAACTGGAAGGTTGGGTTCGGGAGGGACTCTCCTTCATATTCGTCTCCTCTGCGAAGGAGGTCTTCCGCCACGCTCTGGAGGCTGATTGA
- a CDS encoding valine--tRNA ligase, translated as MNQRRTDLSKNYDPKPIEDKWYQWWLDEKLFEADVDPSKKVFSIVIPPPNVTGSLHMGHAFNNTFQDIICRYKRMRGFNVLWLPGTDHAGIATQNVVERELAREGRSRHDMPRDEFIERVWAWKEEYGNRIITQQKKLGNSCDWRRLRFTMDEGLSKAVRAVFVRLYEKGLIYRGKYIINWCPRCQTALSDLEVEHSEEPGKLYHVIYKIIDEPGHIVVATTRPETILGDVAVAVHPRDEKHRHLIGKKVVAPLTGGRAIPIIEDNMVDPEFGTGFVKITPAHDPNDFLVGQRHGLEQLQVIDDHGIMNENAGEYKGLPVALARERAVGDLEAQGLLSSVEDLPHQVGHCYRCNTVVEPYLSEQWFVKAKPLADRGVTAVQEGLIRWLPEHWTKTYYQWMENIRDWCISRQLWWGHRIPAWTCGDCGHLTVSETDPDRCVSCGSSALTQDEDVLDTWFSSALWPFSTLGWPDDTQDLQYFYPTSLMVTGFDIIFFWVSRMIMMGLEFMDEIPFEDVYIHALVRDERGQKMSKSKGNVIDPLTMIDQFGADSLRFTVAALTMPGRDILLSPAKIENYRHFLNKIWNASRFALMNLGDDEPNRPEPDHLRLHDRWIMDRLAQVNVQVTDNLDAYLIGDAARLLYDFIWGDLCDWYVEMSKPALWGNQGETRKEATLWVLLEVFRGVLTMLHPFVPFVTEELWQAFAFGHIPMERESWVLLEVDDQSVRRCGDMDILRELIRTVRNLRAEAGLPPQKSVQSIVVRTDRPDAAALIRDNSDLISLLTKVESISIHPTSEGAPKALSTVLDFGIVSLPVGDLLDVDSEIQRLTQERDQVRRDLEKSRGKLSNPNFVERAPADVVEKERQRIDDFERRIRRIEDNVASLSE; from the coding sequence ATGAACCAGCGTCGCACTGACCTTTCCAAAAACTACGATCCTAAACCCATAGAGGATAAATGGTACCAATGGTGGCTGGACGAAAAACTGTTCGAGGCCGATGTAGACCCCTCGAAAAAGGTATTTTCAATCGTTATTCCGCCGCCAAACGTAACAGGGTCCCTCCACATGGGGCACGCTTTCAACAACACTTTTCAGGACATTATCTGTCGGTACAAGCGGATGAGGGGGTTTAACGTACTCTGGCTCCCCGGAACGGACCATGCCGGCATCGCTACCCAGAACGTGGTGGAGCGGGAACTGGCCAGGGAAGGCCGTTCCAGACACGATATGCCCCGGGATGAGTTTATTGAGCGGGTCTGGGCGTGGAAAGAGGAATATGGCAACAGGATCATTACCCAGCAGAAAAAACTGGGCAATTCCTGTGACTGGCGACGACTTCGTTTTACCATGGACGAGGGCCTCTCCAAGGCCGTTCGTGCCGTATTCGTTCGACTCTACGAGAAGGGATTGATCTATCGGGGAAAGTACATCATCAACTGGTGTCCCCGGTGTCAGACGGCACTATCCGACCTGGAGGTGGAGCACTCGGAAGAGCCAGGAAAACTCTATCACGTGATCTACAAAATTATCGACGAGCCCGGTCACATCGTAGTTGCCACCACTCGTCCCGAGACCATCCTGGGTGACGTGGCTGTGGCAGTGCATCCGAGGGACGAAAAACACCGGCACCTTATAGGCAAAAAAGTGGTCGCTCCGCTCACTGGTGGTAGGGCCATCCCGATTATTGAGGACAATATGGTAGATCCCGAGTTCGGAACGGGTTTTGTCAAGATCACCCCAGCTCACGATCCCAACGACTTTCTGGTCGGACAGCGTCACGGTCTGGAGCAGCTTCAGGTCATCGACGACCATGGGATTATGAACGAGAATGCCGGTGAGTACAAGGGGCTCCCGGTAGCCCTGGCTCGGGAACGGGCTGTGGGGGATCTGGAGGCCCAGGGACTTCTGAGCTCTGTGGAGGACCTTCCCCACCAGGTGGGGCATTGCTACCGGTGCAATACAGTGGTCGAACCCTACCTCTCAGAACAGTGGTTCGTCAAGGCTAAACCTCTGGCCGATCGAGGCGTGACCGCCGTGCAGGAAGGGCTCATACGGTGGCTTCCAGAACACTGGACCAAGACATACTACCAATGGATGGAGAACATCCGTGACTGGTGTATCTCCCGACAGCTCTGGTGGGGACACCGCATCCCGGCCTGGACGTGTGGAGACTGCGGTCATTTGACGGTCTCCGAGACCGACCCTGATCGCTGCGTCTCCTGTGGCTCATCGGCTCTGACCCAGGACGAGGACGTGTTGGACACGTGGTTCAGCAGTGCTCTGTGGCCTTTTTCTACCCTGGGGTGGCCCGATGATACCCAGGATCTTCAATATTTCTACCCCACGTCCCTTATGGTGACTGGCTTCGATATCATTTTCTTTTGGGTTTCCAGGATGATCATGATGGGGCTTGAGTTTATGGACGAGATCCCCTTTGAGGACGTGTACATCCATGCCCTTGTTCGGGACGAGCGTGGTCAGAAAATGTCCAAATCCAAGGGGAACGTGATCGACCCCCTGACCATGATTGATCAGTTTGGCGCCGATTCCCTCCGGTTTACCGTAGCTGCGCTCACGATGCCTGGTCGGGACATCCTCCTGAGTCCGGCCAAGATAGAGAATTACCGGCATTTCCTGAACAAGATATGGAACGCCAGCCGTTTTGCTCTTATGAACCTGGGAGACGACGAGCCGAATCGCCCCGAACCGGATCATCTTCGGCTCCATGATCGTTGGATCATGGATCGACTCGCCCAAGTGAACGTCCAGGTAACCGACAATCTGGATGCATACCTGATCGGCGATGCTGCCAGGCTTCTGTACGATTTTATATGGGGAGACCTGTGTGACTGGTACGTGGAGATGTCCAAGCCAGCCCTGTGGGGAAACCAGGGAGAGACGCGAAAGGAGGCTACCCTGTGGGTGCTTCTTGAGGTCTTCCGTGGCGTTCTGACGATGCTTCATCCCTTCGTGCCTTTCGTCACCGAGGAGTTGTGGCAGGCTTTTGCTTTTGGTCATATTCCCATGGAGAGGGAGTCCTGGGTTCTCCTTGAGGTCGACGATCAATCCGTTCGAAGATGTGGCGATATGGACATCCTCCGGGAACTGATTCGGACGGTCAGAAACCTTCGGGCAGAGGCAGGGCTTCCGCCCCAGAAATCGGTTCAGTCCATCGTGGTTCGGACTGATCGTCCAGATGCAGCGGCTTTGATCAGGGACAACAGTGACCTCATCTCCCTTCTGACCAAGGTGGAGTCCATCTCTATCCATCCCACATCGGAAGGGGCTCCCAAGGCTCTCAGTACCGTTCTGGACTTTGGCATAGTCTCGTTGCCTGTAGGAGATCTTTTGGACGTGGACAGCGAAATTCAGCGACTGACTCAGGAGCGAGACCAGGTACGGAGAGACCTGGAGAAGAGCCGTGGGAAGCTCTCTAACCCCAACTTCGTGGAACGAGCTCCTGCCGACGTGGTGGAGAAGGAACGTCAGCGGATCGACGATTTTGAGAGACGCATTCGGCGGATTGAGGACAACGTGGCGAGTCTGTCAGAATGA